The genomic interval TTCGGCGACGAGTGGGGGTTGATGAATTCATTCTCGGCGCAGAGCGCCGGCGCGACGCCCGCCGACATCGGCGCGACGCGCGCCTGGGACATCACCACCGGCAGCGATGATCTGGTGGTCGCCATCATCGATACCGGCGTTGACATCATTCACGAAGACCTCGCCGCCAACATCTGGACGAATCCCAACGAGATTGCCGGCAACAAGTTTGACGACGACGGCGACGGTTACGACGACGACGTGCATGGCTGGAACTTCCGCGATAAGAGCGCCGACCTGTTTGTGGACGCTAACGAAGATTTGCATGCGACGCACGTCGCCGGCACCATCGGCGCGGTCGGCAATAACCAGGTCGGCGTCACCGGCGTCGCCTGGCACGTCAAGCTCATGCCGCTGAAGTTTCTCGGCGGCTCGAAAGGCTCAGGCTCGACCGCCGACGCTATCCGCGCCATCGATTATGTGATCTACCAGAAGAACCACGGCGTCAACGTGCGCGTCATCAACTCGAGCTGGGGCGGGCCGGGCGCGTCACAGGCGTTGCGCGACAAGATTCAAGAGGCCGGCGACAACGGCATCGTCTTCGTCTGCTCGGCGGGCAACGACGCCGAAGATAATGATGGCGCATCGCCGGATTACCCGGCGGCTTTCGCGGCCAGCCTCAACAACGTCATCTCGGTGGCGGCGATTAACAGTTCAGATTACCTGGCGAACTTCTCGAACTACGGCCACGCCGGGGCGACCGTTGCCGCGCCCGGTGAGGAAATCTGGAGCACGGCACCGCACACTTCGCTCTCGCCGAATGGCTCGTACCGCCAGTTGAGCGGCACCTCGATGGCTTCACCGCATGTCACGGGCGTCGTGGCGCTGCTGCTCTCGAACGAGCCGCAGTTGACGCCGGCGCAGGTCAAGCAGCGCATCATCGCGACTGCCGAGCCGACTGACGCGCTGGTTTCGAGGGTTGCCGCTTCGGGCCGCGTCAACGCTTACAACGCGCTGACGAATCGCATTGCTCCGACAACAAGCCCGCGCATCGTGCAGAACGGTGTGAGCTTTTCCAAAACCACTTTGACGATTGACGGCTTCGGCTTCGCGAGCGGCTCGGCGGTCATCGAAGTCGGCGGCAAAGCCCTTGACGGCACCGCGTACGATAGCTCGTATGCGACCGGCAATGGCACGCTGACGCGGCTGACCAATGAGATGGGCAAGAAGCCTTTGAAAAAGAAATTCCCCATCGGCCAGCCGGTCACGGTGACGATCTTCAACCCGACGACCGGCGAGCGCTCGCCGAGCTTCACGGCGACGCGGTACTAGAGCAGTTTTCGATTGCGTTTGCCCTGTAGCGCAAGGCGGTTAGCTTGCGCGAGTCGCGGCGCAAG from Blastocatellia bacterium carries:
- a CDS encoding S8 family peptidase, with protein sequence MKKLAVACLSLVMASFIVVPHKVAYSQARNPRSAAYAEGEIIVKLKAEAAGLAEQDIPEFIFRAPGAQAERLSKRQRGINLIHLNGQLSVEQAVAAAKADPRVEYAEPNYLYATDATQPNDPRFGDEWGLMNSFSAQSAGATPADIGATRAWDITTGSDDLVVAIIDTGVDIIHEDLAANIWTNPNEIAGNKFDDDGDGYDDDVHGWNFRDKSADLFVDANEDLHATHVAGTIGAVGNNQVGVTGVAWHVKLMPLKFLGGSKGSGSTADAIRAIDYVIYQKNHGVNVRVINSSWGGPGASQALRDKIQEAGDNGIVFVCSAGNDAEDNDGASPDYPAAFAASLNNVISVAAINSSDYLANFSNYGHAGATVAAPGEEIWSTAPHTSLSPNGSYRQLSGTSMASPHVTGVVALLLSNEPQLTPAQVKQRIIATAEPTDALVSRVAASGRVNAYNALTNRIAPTTSPRIVQNGVSFSKTTLTIDGFGFASGSAVIEVGGKALDGTAYDSSYATGNGTLTRLTNEMGKKPLKKKFPIGQPVTVTIFNPTTGERSPSFTATRY